In Bacillus sp. E(2018), the genomic window AAAGAGAGGTTAATCACCTGTAATGTACGGATTTCCACCTGAGAATGCTGCTTAAGCACCTGTAACTGGACTTTCTACACTTGAAAATCAACTCTTACCACCTATGCTGCTTAAATCCTCTGCTTCATCCAACGATAAAGTGTTTGTTTCGTTAACATTCTCTTATAGTTACAAATCAATGATTCGCAGACTGTTCAAACAGCACGAAATCCATAAGATATGGTACACTATTTGGTGAAAGAAGGTGGGTAGATGGCTGTTATAACAAGGATTTCTGCTCAGCAAAAAAACGACGAACGATTTAATATTTTTATCCAAAAAGGGACAAAAGAAGAATTTGCATTTAGCGTAGACGCAGATGTTTTAATAAAGTTTTCACTTCAAAAAGGTATGGAGATCGATGAAGAAGAATGGGAATCCATCATCGAAGAAGATCAATATCGAAAAGCATTTAATAAAGCTCTTCACTATTTATCTTTTCGAATGCGAACGGCTCATGAGATCGAGGTATATCTAGAAAAGAAGGAAGTTCCTGAATCCACGATCAAACGAGTTCTGCAAAAACTTTCAGAGTATGATTTTGTGAATGATCAAACCTTTGCAAAATCCCTTGTAAGAAGTCGTATGAACACATCATTTAAAGGACCAGGAATGATACGGCAGGAGCTGAAGAAAAAAGGAATCAGTGATCGTAACACGGAAGAGGCTCTCGATCAGTTCAGTTATGAGGAGCAACTAGAAGCGAGTATTACATTTATTCAAAAACAATTTTCAAGCGGAAAGAAACGTTCTGAGAAAGAACAGAAGCAGAGGATCGCTCAGCAGCTTCAGCAAAAAGGCTATTCGTGGGAAGTGATTGAAATGGCATTTCAAGAAGCAAAGATCAGTCAATCTGCCGAAGATGAAAAAGAAGCCTTGCTGGCATATGCTCGCAAAGCTCACCTTAAATACAAAAAGTACAGTGGCTTTGAATACGAGTCGCGCATGAAGAAATTTCTTTACAGCAAAGGCTTCGATTCTGGAGTAATTTCAGAACTTCTAAACGGGGAAGAACTTAACGATCTATAAAAATTTCAGGTCGGTTGTCGTCCTGTTCTACGATTAGTGACGCAACCTGCTCCGAAGACTTTAACCGAGAGCGATCTGCAATATGATTGGAATCATCCCAGAAAGGGGTATCCATCCCGCCCATATAAACCGCTGTTGGATAGATATCAGTTCCATCCCATTCCTTTACGAGACTTTCTGTAAATCCTCTAACGGCAAATTTAGAAGCACAATAAACAGATTCATTTACCTTTCCGCGTAATCCAGCTGTGGAAATGATGTTCATTACCTTGCCGAAGCCCTGCTTTTTAAATAATGGGAAAGCAATCTTCGTTGGAAAAATCGTGCCATAAACATTCGTTTCAAGCATTCCAGTGATATCTGTTTTTAATAAGTCTTCAAGCGGTTCGAATATTCCAATGCCTGCATTGTTGATTAACGCGTGAACATGCTCGCTTTCGAAGATGGATTGAAGCATGGATTCTGTTTGTTCGTAATTGGTAACATCACAAACTTTATACGATACTTTGTTTTCGCTATGAGCAAAGGATCGAACAGCTTGTTCTAATTTTTGCTCATTGCGGCCAATGAGATATACATTGTACGTTTTGTTATATTCGCGGGCTAGTGCGAGTCCTAAGCCAGAACCGCCGCCCGTAATAATGACAGTCTTATTCAAAGTTATCACTCCTATGTAGTTAGTTCTTAAGCATATATAGGGTACAGAAAAGAAAGGAAGTAATCAAATGGAAAAAAGATTCAGCGAGATGACAGAAGTTGAAATTAAAGGCGAAATTGCTTCCCTTCGAGCAAAAGCACAAAAAGCAGAACAAATGGGCATGGTAAGTGAGTACGCTGTTTATGAACGCAAGATTGCGATGGGTAAATGCTATCTCATGGATCCGTCAACGATCGAAAGCGGGAAAGAGTATGGAATTCAAGGAGATCCGGGTTCGACTTTTTCTGTTTTGTACCTAAATGGTATTTTTGCCTGGGGTTACAAAAATAAA contains:
- the recX gene encoding recombination regulator RecX, with amino-acid sequence MAVITRISAQQKNDERFNIFIQKGTKEEFAFSVDADVLIKFSLQKGMEIDEEEWESIIEEDQYRKAFNKALHYLSFRMRTAHEIEVYLEKKEVPESTIKRVLQKLSEYDFVNDQTFAKSLVRSRMNTSFKGPGMIRQELKKKGISDRNTEEALDQFSYEEQLEASITFIQKQFSSGKKRSEKEQKQRIAQQLQQKGYSWEVIEMAFQEAKISQSAEDEKEALLAYARKAHLKYKKYSGFEYESRMKKFLYSKGFDSGVISELLNGEELNDL
- a CDS encoding SDR family NAD(P)-dependent oxidoreductase codes for the protein MITLNKTVIITGGGSGLGLALAREYNKTYNVYLIGRNEQKLEQAVRSFAHSENKVSYKVCDVTNYEQTESMLQSIFESEHVHALINNAGIGIFEPLEDLLKTDITGMLETNVYGTIFPTKIAFPLFKKQGFGKVMNIISTAGLRGKVNESVYCASKFAVRGFTESLVKEWDGTDIYPTAVYMGGMDTPFWDDSNHIADRSRLKSSEQVASLIVEQDDNRPEIFIDR
- a CDS encoding YfhH family protein, coding for MEKRFSEMTEVEIKGEIASLRAKAQKAEQMGMVSEYAVYERKIAMGKCYLMDPSTIESGKEYGIQGDPGSTFSVLYLNGIFAWGYKNKQSALEALPISVLE